One genomic window of Sphingopyxis sp. OPL5 includes the following:
- a CDS encoding 5-methyltetrahydropteroyltriglutamate--homocysteine methyltransferase yields MASRSIISLSPRSIFLELDRILSKCLASKKSRGQALAPLPLLPTTIVGSYPQPDWLIDRERLKASLPPRVRAETLWRIPEPWLADAQEAATLMAIRDQEEIGIDIVGDGEMRRESYSNRLATALSGIDTEKHGTAIDRTGNANPVPLVSGPIRRVAPIEAQDAAFLRRHSSKPVKLTLPGPFTMTQQAENGYYPDARSLAMDYADAVNAEVKDLFAAGVDVVQLDEPYLQARAAEANAYAIESINRALDGVGGTTALHICFGYAMVHHGAGATGPKPKAYDFLAELEASNVDVISIEAAQPGLDPAILAELPTKTIMYGVLDLSTPEVETPEVVAGRIREALRYVDAERLWIAPDCGMKYHSRAHSQAKLKAMVDGTALVRGELK; encoded by the coding sequence AATGCTTGGCCAGCAAAAAATCGAGAGGACAAGCCTTGGCTCCACTTCCCTTATTGCCGACAACAATCGTCGGAAGCTACCCCCAGCCCGACTGGCTGATCGACCGCGAACGGCTGAAGGCAAGCCTGCCGCCGCGCGTGCGTGCCGAGACCTTGTGGCGCATCCCCGAACCCTGGCTGGCCGATGCGCAGGAGGCCGCGACGCTGATGGCGATCCGCGACCAGGAAGAGATCGGCATCGACATCGTCGGCGACGGCGAGATGCGCCGCGAAAGTTACTCGAACCGGCTCGCGACCGCGCTGTCGGGCATCGACACCGAGAAGCATGGCACGGCGATCGACCGCACCGGCAACGCCAATCCGGTGCCGCTCGTCTCGGGCCCGATCCGCCGCGTGGCGCCGATCGAGGCGCAGGATGCGGCCTTCCTGCGGCGCCATTCGAGCAAGCCGGTGAAGCTCACCCTGCCCGGCCCGTTCACGATGACGCAGCAGGCCGAGAATGGCTATTATCCCGACGCGCGCTCGCTCGCGATGGACTATGCCGATGCGGTCAATGCCGAGGTGAAGGATCTGTTCGCGGCGGGGGTCGATGTCGTCCAGCTCGACGAGCCCTATCTTCAGGCGCGCGCGGCGGAGGCCAATGCCTATGCGATCGAGTCGATCAACCGCGCGCTCGACGGGGTCGGCGGGACGACCGCGCTGCATATCTGTTTCGGCTATGCGATGGTGCATCACGGCGCGGGCGCGACGGGGCCAAAGCCCAAGGCCTATGACTTCCTTGCCGAGCTCGAAGCCTCGAACGTCGACGTGATCTCGATCGAGGCGGCGCAGCCGGGGCTCGACCCCGCGATCCTCGCCGAACTGCCGACCAAGACGATCATGTATGGCGTGCTCGACCTGTCGACCCCCGAGGTGGAGACGCCCGAGGTGGTTGCGGGGCGCATCCGTGAGGCTTTGCGCTATGTCGACGCCGAGAGGCTGTGGATCGCGCCCGATTGCGGGATGAAATATCACAGCCGCGCGCATAGCCAGGCCAAGCTGAAGGCGATGGTCGATGGGACGGCGCTGGTGCGGGGGGAGCTCAAATAA